The proteins below come from a single Argentina anserina chromosome 1, drPotAnse1.1, whole genome shotgun sequence genomic window:
- the LOC126794935 gene encoding haloacid dehalogenase-like hydrolase domain-containing protein At4g39970 — protein sequence MASTITLSSPSSSFLPSNNTRLHFRTPRHISTSSTRRRSLSLSVSASSSSSASLQALIFDCDGVILESEHLHRQAYNDAFAHFNVRCSSQTLVWDPEFYDQLQNQIGGGKPKMRWYFKENGWPSSTIFEEPPEDDEGRAKIIDTLQDWKTERYNEIIKSGTVEPRPGVLRLMDEAKAAGKKLAVCSAATKSSVILCLESLIGDVRIQGLDCFLAGDDVKEKKPDPSIYLTASKRLGISVRDCLVVEDTVIGLQAATKAGMSCVISYTSSTADQDFKDPIAIYPDLSNIRLKDFELLVQNAVIAS from the exons atGGCTTCCACGATcactctctcttctccttcctcctctTTTCTACCCTCCAACAATACCCGCCTTCACTTCCGAACCCCAAGACATATCTCCACCTCCTCCACACGACGACgatctctctcactctccgtctctgcttcttcttcttcctccgccTCTCTCCAAGCTTTGATCTTCGACTGCGACGGCGTCATTCTCGAGTCCGAACACTTGCACCGCCAAGCCTACAATGACGCCTTTGCTCACTTCAATGTCCGATGCTCCTCTCAGACCCTCGTTTGGGACCCCGAGTTCTACGACCAGCTTCAGAACCAAATCGGCGGCGGCAAACCCAAAATGCGGTG GTACTTTAAGGAGAATGGGTGGCCGTCGTCGACCATCTTTGAGGAGCCTCCGGAAGACGATGAGGGCCGAGCCAAGATCATCGACACTCTTCAG GATTGGAAAACTGAGAGGTATAACGAAATCATCAAGTCCGGAACT GTGGAACCAAGACCGGGAGTTTTGAGATTAATGGACGAGGCCAAGGCCGCT GGGAAAAAGCTTGCTGTTTGCTCTGCAGCTACTAAGAGTTCGGTTATATTGTGTCTTGAAAGCCTGATAGGAGATGTAAG AATTCAAGGTCTTGATTGCTTTCTTGCTG GTGATGATGTGAAGGAGAAAAAGCCCGACCCTTCAATTTATCTTACAGCTTCCAAG AGACTTGGTATCTCAGTAAGAGATTGTTTGGTTGTGGAGGACACTGTTATTGGGCTTCAG GCAGCAACAAAAGCTGGCATGTCATGTGTGATTAGCTATACTTCTTCAACAGCTGATCAG GATTTTAAAGATCCAATAGCAATATATCCGGATTTGAGTAACATAAG ACTGAAGGACTTCGAATTATTAGTTCAAAATGCTGTCATTGCCAGTTAG
- the LOC126786448 gene encoding linamarin synthase 2-like — MGSTNIGAKELHAVCVPFPAQGHVNPMMQLAKLLHSRGFHITFVNTEFNHRRLIRSRGSDSVKGLPDFQFATIPDGLPPSDKDATQEVVPICDSTRKTCLGPFKELVTKLNSSSEVPHITCIVSDGITGFGREAAKELGIPEVQFWTASACGFLGYLQYSDLVKRGIVPFKDESFIQDGTLDKPIDWIPGMKNMRLKDFPSFIRVTDVNDIMFDFLGSEARNCLKSSAIIFNTFDEFEHEVLSEISAMFPNIYTIGPLALLDRHVPENKSVKSLSSGLWKEDTKCLEWLDKQKPQSIVYVNYGSVTMMTDQHLKEFAWGLANSKHHFLWIVRPDVVKGDSIVLPEEFFEEIKDRGYIANWCPQGQVLAHPSVGVFLTHCGWNSTLESISEGVPVICWPFFAEQQTNCRFACTDWGIGMEVNNDVKRDEIEALVKEMLEGNKGREMRQKAKEWKTKAIAATDIGGSSYNNFAKLIEALH; from the exons ATGGGTTCTACAAATATAGGAGCCAAAGAACTCCATGCAGTCTGTGTCCCTTTCCCAGCACAAGGCCATGTTAACCCCATGATGCAATTAGCCAAGCTTCTGCACTCTAGGGGATTCCACATAACCTTTGTCAACACCGAGTTCAACCACAGGCGTCTGATCCGATCCAGAGGTTCCGACTCCGTCAAGGGGCTGCCGGACTTCCAGTTCGCGACCATACCGGACGGGCTGCCACCTTCAGATAAAGACGCAACCCAAGAAGTTGTACCTATATGCGACTCCACTAGGAAAACATGTCTAGGCCCTTTTAAGGAGCTGGTGACTAAACTGAATTCGTCTTCTGAAGTGCCGCATATTACTTGTATAGTGTCTGATGGTATCACGGGATTTGGGAGGGAAGCTGCTAAAGAACTTGGGATTCCGGAGGTTCAGTTTTGGACTGCTTCTGCTTGTGGCTTCTTGGGGTACCTGCAATACAGTGACCTTGTCAAACGAGGCATTGTTCCATTTAAAG ATGAAAGTTTTATTCAAGATGGCACACTCGATAAACCAATTGATTGGATCCCAGGCATGAAGAATATGAGGCTGAAAGACTTCCCTAGCTTCATCAGAGTAACTGATGTCAACGACATCATGTTCGACTTCTTGGGATCCGAAGCACGAAACTGCTTGAAATCCTCTGCAATCATCTTCAACACATTTGACGAATTTGAGCATGAAGTATTATCAGAAATCTCAGCTATGTTTCCTAACATTTACACAATAGGTCCACTTGCCTTGCTTGATAGGCATGTGCCTGAAAACAAATCGGTCAAGTCCCTCAGCTCAGGCTTATGGAAAGAAGACACGAAATGCCTCGAATGGCTTGACAAACAGAAGCCTCAATCGATTGTGTATGTCAATTATGGGAGCGTCACTATGATGACAGACCAACACTTGAAAGAATTTGCATGGGGGCTTGCAAATAGCAAGCACCATTTTTTGTGGATTGTTAGGCCTGATGTGGTAAAAGGTGATTCAATTGTTTTACCTGAAGAATTTTTTGAGGAGATTAAGGATAGGGGTTACATAGCGAATTGGTGTCCACAAGGGCAAGTGTTAGCACATCCATCAGTTGGGGTCTTTTTAACACACTGTGGTTGGAATTCTACACTTGAAAGTATATCAGAGGGTGTGCCTGTTATTTGTTGGCCTTTCTTTGCAGAGCAGCAAACAAACTGCCGTTTCGCGTGCACTGATTGGGGAATTGGTATGGAGGTGAACAATGATGTTAAGCGCGATGAGATTGAAGCACTTGTTAAGGAAATGCTGGAGGGGAATAAAGGCAGGGAGATGAGGCAAAAGGCAAAGGAATGGAAGACGAAAGCAATAGCAGCTACAGATATTGGAGGATCATCATACAATAATTTTGCCAAACTAATTGAGGCTCTTCACTAA